The DNA region TTATCGAACCAAAGCAGTTGATCGCGTAAGTTGGTTTCAAACCAAGGCTGAAACTTCGGTGCGCTTAATTGCCGATACCGGTATGAGTCACGAAGCAGCGATTATTGATGTGGGGAGCGGTGCATCGCGACTCGTCGATAATTTACTGGCTGCAGGTTTTACCGATATTACTGCGCTTGATTTATCAGAAAGTGGATTAGCTGCCTCAAAAAAGCGTCTAAAAGCGAAAGCAGAAGCCATTTCGTGGTTGGTTGGCGACGTGCTCACGACTGAATTTGCCACGGCACAATTTTCGATTTGGCACGATCGCGCGGTGTTCCATTTTTTAGTGACCGAAGAGCAACAAAGAGCGTACGTCGAGCAAGCGGCA from Pseudidiomarina andamanensis includes:
- a CDS encoding class I SAM-dependent methyltransferase yields the protein MVENHWEDVYRTKAVDRVSWFQTKAETSVRLIADTGMSHEAAIIDVGSGASRLVDNLLAAGFTDITALDLSESGLAASKKRLKAKAEAISWLVGDVLTTEFATAQFSIWHDRAVFHFLVTEEQQRAYVEQAAKAVEQGGYAIIATFAEDGPEKCSGLPVQRYSAQQLAAVFADYFTLVHTERESHRTPSGSEQKFNYCVLRRN